In Desulfatiglans sp., the sequence TTTGCATACATTTTTTTAAGTGTCTTCTTTGCCTCTTCAAGGTCTTCCATAGTAAGCTTACCGGTTTCAATAAGATGAGACATTACCGGCTGTACGCTTCCGCCAAAAAGCCCCAGGAGGTTATCTATGAGTTTACCATTGGCTGTATTTCTGGTGATGGAGGCATCAAAGATATGGGCATTACCGATTTTTTTAGTCCTGTGAACCACTTTTTTATTTTCCAGACGATAAACAGTAGTCTGTACAGTGGTGTATGCGGGTCTTTCATTTTCAGGGAATGTCTCCTGAATCTCCCTTATTGAGGTTGCCCCATTATTCCACAGGGC encodes:
- a CDS encoding BlaI/MecI/CopY family transcriptional regulator encodes the protein MKSPKLSKLELKVMEALWNNGATSIREIQETFPENERPAYTTVQTTVYRLENKKVVHRTKKIGNAHIFDASITRNTANGKLIDNLLGLFGGSVQPVMSHLIETGKLTMEDLEEAKKTLKKMYAKEN